The following are encoded in a window of Haemorhous mexicanus isolate bHaeMex1 chromosome 7, bHaeMex1.pri, whole genome shotgun sequence genomic DNA:
- the EMX2 gene encoding homeobox protein EMX2 isoform X2: MFQPTPKRCFTIESLVAKDSPLPASRSEDPIRPAALSYANSSPMNPFLNGFHSTGRGVYSNPDLVFAEAVSHPPNPAVPVHPVPPPHALAAHPLPASHSTHPLFASQQRDPSTFYPWLIHRYRYLGHRFQGKSMVSEQTDKVQAAKVGRGRFRLTTEEKRDSSH, translated from the exons ATGTTTCAGCCCACACCCAAGCGGTGTTTCACCATCGAGTCGCTGGTGGCCAAAGACAGCCCCTTGCCCGCGTCTCGCTCCGAGGATCCTATCCGGCCGGCGGCGCTCAGCTATGCCAATTCCAGCCCGATGAACCCTTTTCTCAACGGCTTCCACTCCACTGGCAGGGGGGTCTACTCCAACCCGGACTTGGTCTTTGCAGAGGCCGTCTCCCATCCGCCGAACCCGGCCGTGCCGGTCCATCCCGTGCCCCCTCCTCACGCTCTGGCCGCCCACCCTCTGCCTGCTTCGCACTCCACGCACCCGCTCTTCGCCTCGCAGCAAAGGGACCCCTCCACCTTCTATCCGTGGCTAATACACCGCTACCGGTATCTGGGCCACAGGTTCCAAG GTAAAAGTATGGTTTCAGAACAGACGGACAAAGTTCAAGCGGCAAAAGTTGGAAGAGGAAGGTTCAGACtcacaacagaagaaaaaagggactCATCACATTAA
- the EMX2 gene encoding homeobox protein EMX2 isoform X1, producing the protein MFQPTPKRCFTIESLVAKDSPLPASRSEDPIRPAALSYANSSPMNPFLNGFHSTGRGVYSNPDLVFAEAVSHPPNPAVPVHPVPPPHALAAHPLPASHSTHPLFASQQRDPSTFYPWLIHRYRYLGHRFQGNETSPESFLLHNALARKPKRIRTAFSPSQLLRLEHAFEKNHYVVGAERKQLAHSLSLTETQVKVWFQNRRTKFKRQKLEEEGSDSQQKKKGTHHINRWRIATKQASPEEIDVTSDD; encoded by the exons ATGTTTCAGCCCACACCCAAGCGGTGTTTCACCATCGAGTCGCTGGTGGCCAAAGACAGCCCCTTGCCCGCGTCTCGCTCCGAGGATCCTATCCGGCCGGCGGCGCTCAGCTATGCCAATTCCAGCCCGATGAACCCTTTTCTCAACGGCTTCCACTCCACTGGCAGGGGGGTCTACTCCAACCCGGACTTGGTCTTTGCAGAGGCCGTCTCCCATCCGCCGAACCCGGCCGTGCCGGTCCATCCCGTGCCCCCTCCTCACGCTCTGGCCGCCCACCCTCTGCCTGCTTCGCACTCCACGCACCCGCTCTTCGCCTCGCAGCAAAGGGACCCCTCCACCTTCTATCCGTGGCTAATACACCGCTACCGGTATCTGGGCCACAGGTTCCAAG GGAATGAAACCAGCCCGGAGAGCTTCCTATTGCACAATGCACTGGCCAGGAAACCCAAACGGATCCGTACAGCTTTCTCCCCATCCCAATTACTGAGACTGGAACATGCCTTTGAGAAGAACCATTATGTAGTAGGAGCGGAGAGAAAACAGCTGGCACACAGCCTCAGCCTCACGGAAACTCAG GTAAAAGTATGGTTTCAGAACAGACGGACAAAGTTCAAGCGGCAAAAGTTGGAAGAGGAAGGTTCAGACtcacaacagaagaaaaaagggactCATCACATTAACCGGTGGAGAATCGCCACCAAACAAGCCAGTCCAGAGGAAATCGACGTCACGTCGGACGATTAA